From Quercus lobata isolate SW786 chromosome 1, ValleyOak3.0 Primary Assembly, whole genome shotgun sequence, one genomic window encodes:
- the LOC115993581 gene encoding uncharacterized protein LOC115993581, whose protein sequence is MESASDYLWVAMFRLRNADSPNEVLPAPNLTLLKVHDCLRLKSLPENMDTLLPSLQILDIANCQQVESFPEGLPTNMNCLAIDASEKLIAKRKQWDDLSFLKTLAVGSRAELIKNLRMESANDYLWVAMFRLRNADKGPEAQRAGKPAAGSILLRMRLTDYTKKSSKFCSLEINMSGNIKSLSVWEGHELVILASEIKECLNFADSPSGGLPAPNLSLLNVHDWLHLKPVPENMDMLLPSLQILDIAYC, encoded by the exons atggAAAGTGCCAGTGACTATTTGTGGGTGGCAATGTTTAGATTGAGAAATGCAG ATTCTCCCAATGAGGTATTGCCAGCCCCCAACCTTACACTGTTAAAAGTTCATGATTGCCTTCGTCTCAAGTCACTTCCTGAAAACATGGATACGCTCCTCCCATCTCTTCAAATTTTGGATATCGCAAACTGTCAACAAGTTGAGTCTTTTCCAGAAGGTTTgccaaccaatatgaattgtcTTGCCATCGATGCTTCTGAGAAACTCATTGCCAAAAGGAAGCAGTGGG ATGACCTTAGTTTCTTGAAAACTCTGGCTGTTGGAAGTAGGgcagaattgataaaaaatttgagaatggAAAGTGCCAATGACTATTTGTGGGTGGCAATGTTTAGATTGAGAAATGCAG ACAAGGGTCCAGAGGCGCAAAGAGCAGGAAAACCAGCTGCTGGCTCAATATTGCTCAGGATGAGGCTCACTGACTACACTAAAAAATCTTCAAAG TTTTGTAGTCTCGAAATCAACATGAGTGGCAACATCAAGTCTCTTTCAGTTTGGGAGGGACATGAACTTGTTATCCTAGCTTCGGAAATTAAGGAGTGCCTTAATTTTGCAGATTCTCCTAGTGGGGGATTGCCAGCCCCCAACCTTTCACTGTTAAATGTCCATGATTGGCTTCATCTCAAGCCAGTTCCTGAAAACATGGATATGCTCCTCCCATCTCTTCAAATTTTGGATATCGCATACTGCTAA
- the LOC115974420 gene encoding putative disease resistance RPP13-like protein 1 has protein sequence MAAALVGGAFLSATLQVLFDRMASQEVVKFIRGRKVPATLLTKLKTWCLTLSKVLNDAEEKEITDTIVKEWLDELKDAVYHAEDLLDEIATEALRCQVEADFGTSTSKVRNFISTSFDRFGRKLESKIQKVLEKLEYLASQTNAIGLRESVEGRSSQRVPTTSLVDPETIIYGRDDDEKAIVNLLLSNDVASNNHSTGVIPIVGMGGVGKTTLARQIYNNQKIIEHFSLKAWVCVSEEFDVRKITKKILEAVSPQKHDHTDFNKIQTELKNYLMGKKCLLILDDVWNENYDDWALLSIPFKYGTSGSRIIVTTRNKSVALIMRPIQIFNLNKLSEEDCWLLFANHAFENGKSNAYPELERIGEEIIKKCDGLPLAAKALGCLLHSKLDVEEWNKILKSEIWSLPKDGGNILPALRLSYNYLPSHLKLCFAYCSNFPKDYLFKKEELVQLWMAEGFLQQHNKNEEMEVIGAEYFLDLVSRSLLQQSNGSKVCFLMHDLVHDLATSISGKFCFRLEEDNTNKIIDKTRHFSYLRSKYDTPEKFDALCKAKNLRTFISLGMKEDDKNWKFYLTKRVPQDLLLKLRFLRVLSLSHYCNLELPESIGDFKHLRYLDVSFTGIERLPKSTCMLLNLQTLNLSGCISLVTLPENMGNLISLRHLHISGTSIKNMPIHMGQLQCLQTLTKFVVGKDTGFRIEELGKLSNLRGVIVISNLQNVINSTNALEAKLKDKEQLKELTLEWDAANGFISQLERYVLNSLNALEAKLNDEELLKELRLGWGAANDIISRSERDVLNNLQPHTSLTKLVIRNYNDTSFPNWVGDGSFSNVTVVHLNSCRNCSSLPSLGQLPSLQDLFVFGFDEVVTVDADFYGSGSYTTTPFQSLKILRFEAMSKWEKWSPYHGEGEDEGGAFSSLQELYLEECPKLSGSLPKHLPSLTKLEIKECEQLETSLPTAPSIRELELRKCNDALLKELPPALHDLAVIGFKNLESLPEGVLDHNHRVQALYIYDFPVLKSLPRGGLSSPTTLKWLGIRNCKEVEFPMYPCYSSLERLTIEDSCNPLKSFPLDIFPKLRFLEIERCSNMEALSVSEGHHLTDLLQLKIKNCPNFVAFPGGGLSAPNLSELQVSNCSRLNSLPENMHTFLPSLRRLDIINCPQIESFPKGGLPSNLVCLGIRDCKKLIYNRMEWALQRLQSLKILAFMNHDRDCWDVESFPEEYLLPTTVKHLCIGGFGNLRTLDNNGFQHLTSLQDLSIIYCPKLKHMPEEGLPVSVSHIQIGECPLLTKRLQRKKGKEWRNIARTPFIKILEPNTLNEANQLSIDGESSGTFVSRFL, from the exons TGGAAGCTGATTTTGGTACCTCTACGAGTAAGGTACGTAACTTCATCTCTACTTCATTTGATCGGTTTGGGAGAAAACTAGAATCAAAGATACAAAAAGTCCTAGAGAAGCTGGAATATCTAGCTTCACAAACAAATGCTATAGGTCTGAGAGAAAGTGTTGAAGGGAGATCTTCCCAAAGAGTGCCCACAACTTCTCTGGTAGATCCAGAGACTATAATTTACGGTAGGGATGATGATGAAAAGGCAATAGTCAACTTGCTGCTCTCAAACGATGTAGCAAGCAACAACCACTCAACTGGTGTGATTCCCATTGTGGGCATGGGTGGGGTTGGAAAGACAACCCTTGCTCGGCAAATctacaacaaccaaaaaatcatAGAACATTTCAGCCTTAAagcatgggtttgtgtttcagAAGAATTTGACGTTCGTAagataactaaaaaaattcttGAGGCTGTCAGTCCACAAAAACATGATCACACTGACTTCAATAAGATCCAAACTGAATTGAAGAATTATTTGATGGGAAAGAAATGTTTACTGATTCTTGATGATGTATGGAATGAAAATTATGATGATTGGGCTCTCTTGAGTATTCCCTTTAAATATGGAACATCGGGAAGTAGAATTATTGTGACAACACGCAACAAAAGTGTTGCATTGATCATGCGCcctattcaaatttttaatcttaataaattatcagaagaagattgttggctatTATTTGCAAATCATGCCTTTGAAAATGGAAAATCTAATGCTTATCCTGAATTAGAAAGAATTGGTGAAGAAATCATTAAGAAGTGTGACGGTCTGCCATTGGCAGCAAAAGCACTCGGTTGTCTATTGCACTCTAAATTAGATGTAGAGgaatggaataaaattttgaaaagcgAAATTTGGAGTCTGCCTAAGGATGGGGGTAATATTCTTCCAGCTTTAAGATTAAGTTACAATTACCTACCCTCACATTTAAAGCTATGTTTTGCATATTGTTCAAACTTCCCAAAGGATTATCTATTCAAAAAGGAAGAACTTGTTCAGTTGTGGATGGCAGAGGGCTTCTTGCAACAACACAACAAGAATGAAGAAATGGAAGTTATCGGTGCTGAGTACTTCCTTGATTTAGTATCGAGGTCACTTTTACAACAATCAAATGGAAGCAAAGTGTGCTTTCTAATGCATGACCTAGTCCATGATTTAGCTACATCTATATCTGGCAAATTTTGTTTCAGATTGGAAGAGgataacacaaacaaaattataGATAAAACTCGTCATTTTTCCTACTTAAGAAGCAAGTATGACACCCCAGAGAAGTTTGATGCTTTGTGCAAAGCTAAAAATTTACGCACCTTCATTTCGTTAGGAATGAAAGAAGATGATAAGAATTGGAAGTTCTACTTAACAAAGAGGGTACCACAAGATCTATTATTGAAACTAAGATTTTTACGTGTGCTCTCTCTTTCACATTATTGTAATCTAGAGTTGCCAGAGTCAATTGGAGATTTCAAACATTTACGTTATTTAGATGTCTCTTTTACTGGGATTGAGAGATTGCCTAAGTCTACTTGTATGTTGCTCAACTTACAAACGTTGAATTTATCAGGATGCATATCTCTAGTTACGTTGCCTGAAAATATGGGAAATCTCATTAGTTTGCGTCATCTTCATATTAGTGGAACTAGCATTAAAAATATGCCAATACATATGGGTCAATTACAATGTCTTCAGACTTTGACCAAATTTGTTGTCGGCAAGGACACTGGATTCCGAATTGAAGAGTTAGGAAAACTTTCAAATCTTCGGGGAGTCATTGTGATATCGAATCTCCAGAATGTGATAAACTCAACTAATGCTTTGGAAGCAAAGTTGAAGGATAAGGAGCAACTTAAGGAGCTAACATTGGAGTGGGATGCTGCCAATGGCTTTATTTCTCAACTTGAAAGATACGTACTCAACAGTCTTAATGCTTTGGAAGCAAAGTTGAACGATGAGGAGCTACTTAAGGAGCTAAGATTGGGATGGGGTGCTGCCAATGACATTATTTCTCGAAGTGAAAGAGACGTACTCAACAATCTGCAGCCTCATACGAGCTTAACAAAGCTTGTTATCAGGAATTACAATGACACAAGCTTTCCAAATTGGGTTGGAGATGGTTCATTTTCCAATGTAACAGTTGTTCATCTAAACTCTTGTAGAAATTGCTCTAGTTTGCCATCACTTGGACAACTCCCCTCTCTTCAAGACCTCTTCGTTTTTGGGTTTGATGAAGTTGTTACCGTGGATGCTGACTTTTATGGTAGTGGTTCTTACACTACTACGCCATTCCAATCACTGAAAATATTGAGATTTGAGGCAATGTCGAAGTGGGAGAAATGGTCTCCTTATCACGGAGAAGGCGAAGATGAAGGAGGAGCTTTTTCGAGTCTCCAAGAGCTTTATCTTGAAGAATGTCCAAAACTAAGTGGAAGCTTGCCCAAGCACCTTCCTTCTTTAACCAAACTTGAGATTAAGGAATGTGAACAGCTTGAGACTTCTCTTCCAACTGCTCCTTCTATTCGTGAATTAGAGTTAAGGAAATGTAATGATGCGCTGTTGAAAGAATTGCCACCCGCATTGCACGACCTCGCAGTAATCGGATTCAAAAACCTGGAGTCTCTGCCAGAGGGAGTGTTGGACCACAACCACCGTGTTcaagccttatatatatatgattttccTGTGCTCAAGTCTCTTCCTCGTGGTGGTCTATCCAGTCCCACTACACTAAAATGGCTTGGTATCCGTAATTGTAAGGAAGTAGAATTCCCGATGTACCCCTGCTACTCTTCCCTTGAGCGACTGACGATAGAAGATAGCTGTAATCCTCTAAAGTCATTTCCTTTAGACATCTTCCCGAAGCTTCGTTTTCTCGAAATCGAAAGGTGTAGCAACATGGAGGCCCTCTCAGTTTCGGAGGGACATCACCTAACTGATCTCCTACAGttgaaaatcaaaaattgcCCTAATTTTGTAGCTTTTCCCGGTGGAGGATTGTCGGCCCCCAATCTCTCAGAATTACAAGTCAGTAATTGCTCTCGTCTCAATTCACTCCCAGAAAACATGCACACGTTTCTCCCGTCTCTTCGAAGATTGGATATCATTAATTGTCCACAAATTGAGTCTTTTCCGAAAGGTGGTCTGCCATCCAATCTAGTTTGTTTAGGAATCAGGGACTGCAAAAAACTAATTTACAATAGAATGGAGTGGGCCTTGCAAAGACTGCAGTCTCTTAAAATATTAGCATTCATGAATCATGATCGTGATTGCTGGGATGTGGAGTCCTTTCCGGAGGAGTATTTACTGCCCACAACTGTTAAGCATCTTTGCATCggtggatttggaaatttgagAACGTTGGACAACAACGGGTTTCAACACCTTACCTCTCTTCAAGATTTGTCCATCATATACTGCCCTAAGCTCAAGCACATGCCAGAAGAGGGGCTGCCTGTCTCCGTCTCTCACATACAGATCGGAGAATGTCCTTTGTTGACGAAACGGTTGCAAAGGAAGAAGGGAAAAGAGTGGCGCAACATTGCTCGCACCCCCTTCATAAAAATCCTTGAGCCCAACACATTAAATGAAGCCAATCag TTGTCTATCGATGGTGAATCAAGCGGAACATTTGTATCTCGATTTCTGTGA